In Bombus pyrosoma isolate SC7728 linkage group LG2, ASM1482585v1, whole genome shotgun sequence, a genomic segment contains:
- the LOC122573878 gene encoding odorant receptor 22c-like — protein sequence MHLSVRYRPDQPRNPKYEEDIIYVTKHNKWVLNSIGMWPAVLEGIGKFVPKIVIGLSNFVSFFSVVQCVLHIILEEKDPLLRLRLLGLACYSSTNLIKYWALILRKPNIEYCIEQIQTDWKQVEFPRNRLLMLKYGKIGRDLTIYSAAFMYTALVCYVTIMQYAMGISLKENNRTIRVLVYPTYSGFFDAQKSPIYEIVYVLQCMCTFVFNSVTVGCCALAALFATHACGQLDVVISQLNDLADGKFSEKNSNPNTRLMEIVKHHIRILKFSAMIESVLQEVCFFEFVGSTFVICLLEYYCITDWQQNNKIGLATYSMLLVSLTFNMFLLCYIGNLLLEKSTSIGISCYMVDWYRLPVKTVQDLMLIIAMSNSPVKISAGRMFLLSLPTFGNILKTSFAYLNFMRNTLM from the exons ATGCACCTCTCCGTTCGATATCGGCCCGATCAACCGCGGAATCCAAAATACGAGGAAGATATCATTTACGTGACGAAACATAACAAATGGGTTCTAAATTCCATCGGGATGTGGCCCGCTGTGCTAGAAGGCATCGGCAAATTTGTACCAAAAATTGTGATTGGACTCAGTAATTTTGTGTCGTTCTTCAGCGTAGTACAGTGTGTGCTACACATTatattggaagaaaaagatcCTTTGCTAAGATTAAGGCTCTTAGGATTGGCTTGCTATTCTTCAACCAACCTGATAAAGTATTGGGCTCTGATACTGCGTAAACCAAACATTGAATACTGCATCGAACAGATACAGACAGATTGGAAGCAG GTAGAATTCCCAAGAAATCGCCTGTTAATGCTAAAATATGGAAAGATCGGACGAGATCTCACCATATACAGTGCCGCGTTCATGTATACCGCACTCGTGTGCTACGTTACAATCATGCAGTATGCAATGGGAATAAGCCTGAAGGAAAATAATCGTACAATCAGGGTGTTAGTGTACCCTACATATAGTGGATTTTTCGATGCCCAAAAAAGCCCCATCTACGAAATCGTGTACGTTCTCCAATGCATGTGCACATTTGTATTCAACTCTGTGACAGTTGGATGTTGTGCTTTGGCTGCTCTTTTTGCAACACACGCCTGTGGACAGCTTGATGTCGTTATATCTCAGTTAAATGATCTGGCCGATGGAAAATTCTCcgagaaaaattctaatcCGAACACTCGACTGATGGAAATCGTAAAACATCACATAAGAATTTTAAA ATTTTCTGCGATGATTGAGTCGGTTCTGCAGGAAGTGTGCTTTTTCGAATTCGTTGGTTCCACGTTTGTAATATGCTTGCTCGAATACTATTGTATAACG GATTGGCaacagaataataaaattggttTGGCAACATACTCGATGCTACTAGTATCCTTGACGTTCAATATGTTCTTGTTATGCTACATTGGCAATCTTCTGCTAGAAAAG AGTACTAGCATCGGAATATCTTGCTATATGGTTGACTGGTACCGCTTACCAGTCAAAACAGTTCAAGATCTTATGTTGATCATCGCTATGTCGAATAGTCCGGTAAAAATTAGCGCTGGcagaatgtttcttttatccttGCCTACTTTCGGAAAT ATTTTAAAGACATCATTCGCGTACTTAAACTTTATGAGGAATACTCTTATGTAA
- the LOC122573886 gene encoding uncharacterized protein LOC122573886 translates to MHLSIRQPRNPNYEEDIVYVTKHNKWVLNSIGMWPAMLKGIGKFVPKIVIGLSNFVSVFNVLQFVLHVILEEKDPSLRLRFLGLICFASTNLMKYWALIARRPNIEYCIEQVQTDWKQVEFQRNRMLMLKYGKIGRDLTIYSAVFMYSSEMCYITIMQYAMASVLRENNRTTRVLVYPTYSGFFDAQKTPIYEIVYVLQCMCTLLFNSVTVACCGLAALFATHACGQIDVVISQLNDLVDGKFAKKNSEPDTRLIEIVKNHIRILKFSTMIETVLQEACFFEFVGSTLVICLLEYYCITEWQENNKIGVATFSMLLVSLTFNMFLLCYIGNLLIEKSANIGISCYMIDWYRLPVKTVQDLILIIAMSNNPVKISAGRMFLLSLPTFGNILKTSFAYLNFVRNATM, encoded by the exons ATGCATCTTTCCATTCGACAACCACGGAATCCAAACTACGAGGAAGACATCGTTTACGTGACGAAACACAACAAATGGGTTTTGAATTCTATCGGGATGTGGCCTGCTATGCTAAAAGGCATCGGCAAATTTGTACCAAAAATTGTAATAGGTCTCAGTAATTTCGTGTCGGTTTTCAACGTACTGCAGTTTGTGCTTCACGTTATactggaagaaaaagatcCTTCATTAAGACTGAGATTTTTAGGCTTGATTTGTTTTGCTTCAACCAATCTGATGAAGTATTGGGCTTTGATAGCGCGCAGACCGAACATCGAATACTGTATCGAACAGGTGCAGACAGACTGGAAGCAG GTAGAATTCCAAAGAAATCGCATGCTGATgctaaaatatggaaaaatcgGTCGAGATCTCACCATATACAGTGCCGTGTTCATGTACAGCTCTGAAATGTGCTATATTACAATCATGCAATATGCAATGGCATCAGTCCTGAGGGAAAATAATCGTACAACCAGAGTACTAGTGTACCCTACATATAGTGGATTTTTCGACGCCCAAAAAACTCCTATCTACGAAATCGTGTACGTTCTCCAATGCATGTGCACACTTTTGTTCAACTCTGTGACAGTTGCGTGTTGTGGATTGGCTGCACTTTTTGCAACACACGCTTGTGGGCAGATTGATGTCGTTATATCTCAATTAAATGATCTGgtcgatggaaaatttgcCAAGAAAAATTCTGAGCCGGACACTCGACTGATAGAAATCGTAAAGAACCACATAAGAATTTTAAA ATTTTCTACGATGATTGAGACGGTTCTGCAGGAAGCGTGCTTTTTCGAATTCGTTGGTTCCACGTTGGTAATATGCTTGCTCGAATACTACTGTATAACG GAATggcaagaaaataataagattgGTGTGGCAACATTCTCCATGCTATTAGTATCCTTAACATTTAATATGTTCTTGTTATGCTACATTGGCAATCTTCTAATAGAaaag AGTGCTAACATCGGAATATCTTGCTATATGATTGACTGGTACCGCTTACCAGTCAAAACAGTTCAAGATCTTATATTGATCATCGCTATGTCGAATAATCCGGTGAAAATTAGCGCTGGcagaatgtttcttttatccttGCCTACTTTCGGAAAT ATTCTAAAGACATCATTCGCGTACTTAAACTTCGTTCGGAATGCCactatgtaa
- the LOC122573902 gene encoding odorant receptor Or2-like, translating to MHLSVRRQTDPPQNTNYEKDIVYVTKHNKWVLNSIGMWPAVLKGIGKFVPKVVIGLSNIVSFLNVMQCVLYITLEENDPLLRLRLLGLACFASINLMKYWALIARKPNIEYCIEQVHTDWKQVEIQRNRILMLKYGKIGRDLTIYSAVFMYSAEICYVTVMQYAMGLNMKENNRTIRLLVYPTYSGFFDAQKSPVYEIVYVLQCMCTFLFNSVTVGCCGLAALFATHACGQIDIVISQLDDLVEGKFSEKNSNPNTRLMEIVKHHIRILKFSAMIETVLQEVCFFEFVGSTFVICLLEYYCITDWQQNDKIGLATYSMLLVSLTFNMFLLCYIGNLLIDKSTSVGISCYMIDWYRLPIKTVQDLILIIAMSNSPAKISAARIFILSLPTFGNVLKTSFAYLNFIRNTIIY from the exons ATGCATCTTTCCGTTCGACGTCAGACAGATCCACCGCAAAACACAAACTACGAAAAAGATATCGTTTACGTGACGAAACACAACAAATGGGTTCTGAATTCCATCGGGATGTGGCCTGCTGTGCTAAAAGGGATCGGCAAATTTGTACCAAAAGTCGTAATCGGTCTCAGTAATATCGTGTCGTTTCTCAACGTGATGCAGTGTGTGCTATACATTACACTGGAAGAAAACGATCCTTTACTAAGACTGAGGCTCTTAGGCTTGGCTTGCTTTGCTTCAATCAACCTGATGAAGTATTGGGCTTTGATAGCACGCAAACCGAATATCGAATATTGTATCGAACAGGTGCATACAGATTGGAAGCAG GTAGAAATCCAAAGAAATCGCATACTGATGCTAAAATACGGAAAGATAGGACGAGATCTGACCATATACAGTGCCGTGTTCATGTATAGCGCTGAAATATGCTACGTTACAGTCATGCAGTATGCAATGGGATTAAATATGAAGGAAAATAATCGTACAATCAGACTGTTAGTGTATCCTACATATAGTGGATTTTTCGATGCTCAAAAAAGCCCTGTCTATGAAATTGTATACGTTCTTCAATGCATGtgcacatttttatttaactcaGTAACAGTTGGGTGTTGTGGATTGGCTGCACTTTTTGCAACACATGCCTGTGGACAGattgatatcgtcatatcTCAATTGGATGATCTGGTCGAAGGAAAATTCTCcgagaaaaattctaatcCGAACACTCGACTGATGGAAATCGTAAAACATCACATAAGAATTTTAAA ATTTTCTGCGATGATTGAAACGGTCCTGCAGGAAGTGTGCTTTTTCGAATTCGTTGGTTCCACTTTTGTAATATGCTTGCTCGaatattactgtataacg GATTGGCAACAGAACGATAAAATTGGTCTGGCAACCTACTCGATGCTATTAGTATCCCTAACATTCAATATGTTCTTGTTATGCTACATTGGCAATCTTCTAATAGATAag AGTACTAGCGTCGGAATATCCTGCTATATGATTGACTGGTACCGCTTACCTATCAAGACAGTTCAAGATCTCATATTGATCATCGCTATGTCAAATAGTCCGGCAAAAATTAGCGCCGccagaatatttattttatctttaccTACTTTTGGCAAT GTTCTAAAGACATCGTTCGCGTATTTAAACTTCATTCGGAATACTATTATCTACTAA